GAGAAAGAGATGGCCAAGCAAAATAACCCAGCGAATTTAAAATGCTCGAGGCAAGCGCCAATAAACTAACTAAAACGACATAAGGCAACATCACTTGTGTCAACCAGGCCGCAAGCCGAGTTTTCTCAGTCCCAGGCCCAAACCCTGGCGCAAAGAGAACGGTAATCTCTTCGGCGTATATAACCCCCAAAAAAGTAAGTGTAACTGTAAGCAACAACGTAAAGGCGGTAACCGCCCCAACTGCCTTCCTCGCATCATCCGTCGACTGAGAAAGCTCGTGTGTAAAAACCGGCACAAATGCAGTCGATAAAGATCCTTCAGCCACCAGCCTGCGCAATAAATTTGGAATTCTAAATGCTACGTAAAAAGCATCCGTAGCCAGGCCAGCTCCAAAATAAGAAGCTACAATCATGTCTCGAAAAAGGCCTAAAATCCGACTGGCTAAGGTCGTAATCCCAACTACGCCCGTGGCACGGGCAATTTCTCGAGAAGATTTCATATAAAACCGCTACCTAAATCTCTGAAAAAATTACATTATTTGCAGACAGTGTTTCTGTCCGTGGATTAGAGCAATTTCGCCTTGCGTCGCACAATACATCACAACAGCAGTTGAATATAGTGTAATAGCATGCTAGCATATACACCATTGTTTTTTTACTCACCTCTTGCGCAATCTTTGGTGACCTCAAGCTGAATGTTAAAGCTAATGGGTTAGTGGTGGTTGCTTAGTGCACTTCTACTGCAAGGGAGCGGATTAACCAAGGAACATAAGGAGCTTATAAATTGGAAGGTACAGCACAAGCAGCATCATCTCTGGATGCTGATGAAAATAATTCACAGGGCGGCAATAATAGGAAAGAGGGAGCACAAGTTGCCGATAGTGCTCAGTCATCTGATTCTCGAAATCCAAATAATCAATCGAGAACTTCAAAGTCTAAAGTGCAAACTGCTTCGGGCGAACCAAAGCAAGCTGATTTACCGGTTCGGCCAGCGGCAGAGATTACTCTGCAAACACTACTTCAGGCAGGCGCGCATTTTGGTCATCAGACTAGTCGATGGCACCCATTAATGGCACCGTACATACACTCATCTCGTAATGGAATTCACATCATTAGCCTGCCATTAACGGTCCAATGTTGGGAGCGCACGCGTCGAGCGATAGTAGACTGCGTGGCAAATGGAGGTTCTGTGCTATTCGTTGGGACAAAAAAACAAGCGCAGGACGCTGTTGTCGACGAAGCGAAGCGTTGTGGGGCGTATTACGTGCATAAGCGTTGGCTCGGTGGAATGATTACTAACTTTCAAACCATTAGAAAAAGTATCGAGCGCATGAAAAAGCTCGAGACGTTACTTTGCGATAACGATCAAAGGGGAAAGTATACCAAGAAGGAGTTGCTCTTAATGGATCGCGAGCGCGAGAAATTAGATTTCTCCCTTGGCGGGATACGCGACATGTATGGACCACCGGGAATGATGTTTGTCATCGATACTAGGCGAGAAGATATAGCCGTGAAGGAAGCACAGCGCATGGATATTCCCATCGTGGCATTGGTCGATACTAACTGCGATCCTACGCAGATCGATTATCCAGTTCCTTCTAACGACGATGCTACGCGTGCAATCAGGCTTTTTTGCGAAGGAGTGTGCGATGCCATTCTTGAGGGCAAGCGCGAGTATCACGCGCGTCAGCGACAAAGCCGCATGAATAAAGCTGCAGTCGAGCAACCAGCGGCTGAAGGTGGCAGCATCACTTCGGGCGATGCTGGCGGCACGACGTCGGCTACGGCTGGATCGTAGCAGTCTGCGACATCACTTATAAACTAAATAGTGCGCGTGCATAAAAGTAGCGCGCCGCACTATTGGGTTAAACAAATGTTACACTTGTAGGACAAAAGAGGTTGTATGGCTGAAATAACAGCGCAAATGGTAAAGGAACTTAGGGAACTTACATCTGCGGGAATGATGGATTGCAAAAAGGCTCTTTCCGAAAGCGGCGGCAGCATGGAAGGTGCTATTGAGTTGCTTCGAAAAAAGGGGCTTAAGGATGTTACTAAGCGGGCTGGAAGAGTTGCAGCGGAGGGTTGCATTTACTCGTACATTCATACCGGCAACCAAATTGGTGTTATGCTTGAGTTAAACTCTGAGACGGATTTTGTGGCACGTGGGCAGGAGTTTAACGATCTGGCGCGCACGATAGCTATGCATGTCGCTTGGGCTAAGCCTTTATATCTCAGTCGCGAAGACGTATGCTCCGAGGTTTTGGAGAAAGAGAAAGATATTTTTCGCGCGCAACTTACACCACAACAGCAGAACGTTGCCGACAAGATTATTAGCGGCAAGCTTGAAAAGTTTTATGCTGAAAATGTATTGCTCGAGCAGTTAGATGCGCGAGATCCGGCTTCTAAAAAGTGCATTGGCGACTTGATTACCGAACTGAGTGCCAAGGTAGGCGAAAAAATTGTGTTAAAGA
This portion of the Deltaproteobacteria bacterium genome encodes:
- the rpsB gene encoding 30S ribosomal protein S2, giving the protein MQTASGEPKQADLPVRPAAEITLQTLLQAGAHFGHQTSRWHPLMAPYIHSSRNGIHIISLPLTVQCWERTRRAIVDCVANGGSVLFVGTKKQAQDAVVDEAKRCGAYYVHKRWLGGMITNFQTIRKSIERMKKLETLLCDNDQRGKYTKKELLLMDREREKLDFSLGGIRDMYGPPGMMFVIDTRREDIAVKEAQRMDIPIVALVDTNCDPTQIDYPVPSNDDATRAIRLFCEGVCDAILEGKREYHARQRQSRMNKAAVEQPAAEGGSITSGDAGGTTSATAGS
- the tsf gene encoding translation elongation factor Ts, which translates into the protein MAEITAQMVKELRELTSAGMMDCKKALSESGGSMEGAIELLRKKGLKDVTKRAGRVAAEGCIYSYIHTGNQIGVMLELNSETDFVARGQEFNDLARTIAMHVAWAKPLYLSREDVCSEVLEKEKDIFRAQLTPQQQNVADKIISGKLEKFYAENVLLEQLDARDPASKKCIGDLITELSAKVGEKIVLKRFVRFEVGEGVQQNESTDE